From the Pieris napi chromosome 20, ilPieNapi1.2, whole genome shotgun sequence genome, one window contains:
- the LOC125060045 gene encoding uncharacterized protein LOC125060045 translates to MDAVEIACVIYYYSRKQRKKNKKRYWIHPLLETRNEFGQFATCFQELKKHQDKFFGYVRMSVSSFEELLTVLYVTIKGQDTKFRDCIQPEEKLVITLRYFATGCTFAELHYTFKIGVSTVAEIVREVCFAIWFCLKDICLPQPKKDAWKKIANDFFQRANFPYCLGAVDGKRIRCIAPNNSGSMCFNYKSFFSLVLLAVCDSNFKFVMVDIGAFGKFSDSSIFQNSVFYERMQKNQLDIPEPQPISQNSETCMPYVFVGDEAFALSTNMMRPYAKKDLDETKRTFNYRLSRARRYVECSFGIYANKWRIFHRPLNAYKQDGGQPRSGPQLSIQPPRLKLCGGQVRTITGGCILNWESGRPRG, encoded by the exons ATGGACGCCGTCGAGATAGcttgtgttatttattattactccCGAAAACaacgaaagaaaaataaaaaaagatactGGATTCATCCTTTACTAGAAACACGTAATGAATTTGGCCAGTTCGCAACTTGTTTTCAAGAACTGAAGAAGCACCAAGATAAATTCTTTGGCTATGTTAGAATGAGTGTTTCGTCATTTGAAGAATTACTAACAGTTTTATATGTCACCATCAAAGGACAAGATACTAAATTTCGTGACTGTATCCAACCCGAAGAGAAATTAGTTATAACGTTAag ATATTTTGCAACAGGTTGTACATTTGCGGAACTACATTATACATTCAAAATTGGAGTAAGCACTGTAGCAGAAATCGTACGAGAAGTTTGTTTTGCAATTTGGTTTTGTCTGAAAGATATTTGTTTGCCTCAACCAAAAAAAGACGCTTGGAAAAAAATTGCgaatgatttttttcaaaGAGCTAATTTTCCTTACTGCTTAGGTGCTGTCGATGGCAAGCGCATACGATGTATAGCACCTAATAACAGTGGCTCAATGtgctttaattataaaagttttttctcTTTGGTTTTATTAGCAGTATGCGACAgtaatttcaaatttgttATGGTTGATATTGGAGCTTTTGGTAAATTCAGTGACTCgtcaatatttcaaaattctgTTTTCTACGAAAGAATGCAAAAAAACCAATTGGATATTCCAGAGCCACAGCCTATTTCACAAAACAGCGAGACATGTATGCCATACGTTTTTGTAGGCGACGAGGCATTTGCATTATCTACGAATATGATGCGCCCATACGCAAAAAAAGATTTGGATGAAACTAAAAGAACGTTCAATTACAGGCTTTCTAGAGCAAGAAGATATGTAGAATGCAGTTTTGGAATTTATGCAAACAAGTGGCGTATATTTCATAGACCTCTAAATGCGTACAAGCAAGATGGCGGCCAGCCGCGGAGCGGGCCGCAGCTCTCCATTCAACCGCCGCGGTTGAAACTTTGCGGCGGTCAAGTGCGTACAATCACAGGCGGTTGCATATTAAACTGGGAAAGCGGCAGACCGCGCGGTTAG
- the LOC125059771 gene encoding uncharacterized protein LOC125059771, with protein MSEKTEVAELIKKRSSYKGQVTIFNGFLSSFESPSPPDERDYEELELRIKRFDALYNKFDEVQTRLECLQDDESQVFGEREEFENRYYKALSNAQKILSNYKKSHIPLPSDGEGSVIHSVKLNPVKLPTIQIPKFNGLFNEWIGFRDTFMSLIHTNNDLDDINKFHYLKSSLEGSAALVVSSVELSGKNYSVAWTLLCDRFDNKNLLIQHHVAALFKIETVTRETACNLKGIVDQLNKNLRALDTLGESTKHWDTLLVYLISQKLDTKSFREWEEYKGRLPTDTRIELLHLLDFLRVRITLLDSVEHNTNSKIKPSHKIMTLQTNNINIKEICPKCDGEHKLNMCSQFLALNNEERLQLLPTFKVCFNCFSKSHFSNNCKKSGCKICKKKHSVLVHVADKQKLLVRGEGIGSNTTPAISNPNNLTLSTSVSSAGQDNNCRRGNLVLLSTALVKLYDSNNREHVVRVVLDSGSTSSLLSYRMFQQLNLSYNKISQSVQGINNAITQIDKMCNLRFKSLDDSFTCNINCFILPSLTDSVPNSTVNILNLNIPTNICLADPHFYKPASIDLILGADVFWNIVGNQRIELGDNKPTLCETRLGWIVSGPVCDTVLFSTCPPNRIQCNFVSKNLIDDDINSTSNNLSLNSIQMVGPTVQDDLVSILLRFRQHKYVIVADVEKMYRKILVHPDDRYLQHILWRDNPSQSLRAFQLNTVTYGTASAPFLATRCLKQLGLECQDHQIAEVILHDFLVDDLLSGGDDLNVVRNIREKVITTLGSAGLFLRKWKSNEPQLISESATEASHNLNVGGNEPSKTLGLGWLPVCDDLYFPIGFSTAANTKRTLLSVISQIFDPLGLLSPVVIKFKIILQSLWLQSLSWDEPLPSHIQALWMDATKNLNVLNNLRVSRHVMINSYEQLEIHVFSDASERAYGACLYIRSSDRNGNVLVRLLTAKSRVAPIKPTTIPRLELCGAQVAAKLYKKVCSSLRIKVTNTFFWTDSSIVLGWLKMLPSKLNTFVRNRVGDILEITGDCEWRHVPTAQNPADYVSRGVKVDDIESLNIWWSGPNFLQKSYTDWPSILVQCEPLPEMRNEVCLLNIAHPIEFIQFERFSNFNRLRRAIAYLLRFIESCKGRRAVTNYLTETELSNSLNVIIRSAQRESFPEYDILLQKKELPVKSALLKFNVFLDQNNLMRIGGRISNSQFSYDKKHPLLLCPHID; from the coding sequence TCTTCCATCTGATGGCGAAGGTAGTGTCATACATAGTGTTAAACTGAATCCTGTCAAATTGCCCACGATCCAAATACCGAAATTTAACGGTTTATTTAACGAGTGGATCGGTTTTAGGGATACGTTTATGAGCCTAATTCACACCAACAACGACCTAGACGATATTAACAAATTCCATTATTTGAAGTCGTCTCTAGAGGGCAGCGCTGCTTTGGTAGTATCTTCCGTTGAGCTCTCAGGAAAGAATTATAGCGTAGCTTGGACATTACTGTGTGACAgattcgataataaaaacttattaatccAACATCATGTTGCTgcactatttaaaattgaaactGTCACACGGGAGACAGCATGTAATTTAAAGGGTATCGTTgaccaattaaataaaaatctaaggGCCTTAGATACATTGGGCGAATCCACTAAACATTGGGATACTTTATTAGTTTACCTAATAAGTCAAAAGTTAGACACAAAATCATTCCGAGAATGGGAGGAATATAAAGGCCGGCTACCCACCGACACACGTATTGAACTTTTACACTTATTAGATTTCTTACGTGTTCGCATTACTTTATTAGATTCAGTTGAACACAacacaaattcaaaaattaaacccAGTCACAAAATTATGACGTTACagactaataatattaacattaaagagaTTTGTCCTAAATGTGATGGCGAGCATAAACTGAATATGTGTTCTCAGTTTTTAGCCTTAAATAACGAAGAGCGTCTTCAATTATTGCCAACATTTAaggtttgttttaattgtttctcTAAATCTCACTTCTCAAATAATTGCAAAAAATCAGGTTGCAAAATATGTAAGAAAAAACATTCAGTTTTAGTTCACGTTGCAGATAAGCAGAAGCTGTTAGTGCGTGGTGAGGGTATTGGTTCTAATACTACTCCCGCCATCAGTAATCCGAATAACTTGACATTATCAACCAGCGTTTCTTCTGCCGGTCAAGACAATAATTGTCGCCGCggaaatttggttttattatCCACTGCGCTAGTCAAGTTATACGATTCAAACAATCGCGAACACGTTGTTCGTGTTGTATTAGATTCTGGTAGCACATCTAGCCTTTTATCGTACAGGATGTTTCAACAGTTAAATCTgtcgtataataaaataagtcaaTCCGTTCAGGGTATTAATAATGCAATTACCCAAATCGATAAAATGTGTAATCTGCGTTTTAAGTCATTGGATGACTCATTTACGTGtaacattaattgttttattttaccatCGTTAACTGATAGTGTACCAAACAGTACAGttaatatcttaaatttaaatattcctaCGAATATTTGTTTAGCGGATCCTCATTTTTATAAACCCGCGTCCATCGACCTTATATTAGGCGCTGATGTCTTTTGGAATATAGTAGGAAACCAAAGAATTGAGTTAGGTGATAACAAACCTACTCTTTGTGAAACAAGGTTAGGTTGGATAGTTTCTGGTCCAGTTTGTGAtacggttttattttcaacttgtccACCTAATCGTATTCAGTGCAATTTTGTTAGTAAAAATCTAAttgatgatgatattaattcTACGTCAAATAATTTAAGCCTTAACAGTATTCAGATGGTAGGTCCAACGGTTCAGGACGATCTTGTGTCCATTCTTTTGAGGTTTAGACAACATAAGTATGTTATCGTCGCTGACGTAGAGAAAATGTACCGAAAAATACTTGTTCATCCTGATGATAGATACCTGCAGCATATATTATGGCGTGACAACCCATCTCAATCCCTTAGAGCTTTCCAATTAAATACTGTAACATATGGTACCGCGAGTGCACCATTTCTCGCTACAAGATGTCTGAAACAATTGGGACTCGAATGTCAAGACCACCAGATAGCAGAAGTCATTCTCCATGATTTTCTCGTCGATGATTTGTTGAGTGGGGGGGATGATCTGAATGTAGTGAGGAATATTCGTGAAAAAGTAATAACCACACTAGGCTCAGCTGGTTTATTCCTACGAAAGTGGAAGTCTAATGAGCCTCAATTAATTTCAGAGTCTGCAACAGAAGCCTCGCATAATCTTAATGTTGGGGGGAATGAGCCAAGTAAGACCTTAGGTTTAGGTTGGCTACCTGTTTGTGATGATCTTTATTTCCCAATTGGGTTCTCTACTGCGgctaacacaaaacgtacctTGCTTTCAGTGATCTCACAAATATTTGATCCTTTAGGTCTTCTCTCTCCTgttgtcattaaatttaagattatattacaaagtttATGGTTGCAGAGTCTATCATGGGACGAACCTCTTCCTTCGCACATCCAGGCACTCTGGATGGATgctactaaaaatttaaatgtgttaaataatttacgggtATCACGTCATGTAATGATTAACTCGTATGAACAATTAGAAATTCATGTGTTTTCGGACGCTTCTGAAAGAGCATACGGTGCCTGTTTATACATACGTAGTAGTGATCGTAACGGTAATGTATTAGTACGTTTATTAACAGCTAAGAGTAGAGTAGCACCGATTAAACCAACTACAATACCACGGCTCGAGCTTTGCGGAGCTCAAGTGGCtgcaaaactatataaaaaggtTTGTAGTTCGTTAAGAATTAAAGTTACGAATACATTTTTCTGGACTGACTCTTCCATTGTATTAGGTTGGCTTAAGATGTTGccaagtaaattaaatacgttTGTAAGGAATCGCGTCGGAGACATTTTAGAAATAACCGGTGATTGTGAATGGCGTCATGTTCCTACCGCTCAAAACCCAGCTGATTATGTTTCTCGAGGAGTTAAAGTCGATGATATTGAATCACTAAACATATGGTGGTcaggaccaaactttttacagAAGTCTTATACTGATTGGCCTTCCATTTTAGTACAATGTGAACCGTTGCCAGAAATGCGTAATGAGGTATGTTTACTTAACATTGCTCATCCAATAGAATTCATTCAATTTGAAcgcttttcaaattttaacagACTACGACGTGCTATAGCTTATCTACTTAGGTTTATTGAATCGTGTAAGGGTCGACGTGCTGTAACTAATTACCTTACTGAAACAGAATTAAGTAATTCACTTAACGTTATTATTCGTTCTGCTCAGAGAGAATCTTTTCCAGAATATGATATTCTTTTACAAAAGAAAGAATTACCAGTTAAAAGTgctttgttaaaatttaatgtatttttagatcaaaataatttaatgcgtATTGGCGGTCGTATTAGTAATTCACAATTTTCATATGATAAAAAACATCCTTTACTATTATGTCCACACATCGATTaa